One part of the Apus apus isolate bApuApu2 chromosome 11, bApuApu2.pri.cur, whole genome shotgun sequence genome encodes these proteins:
- the CEBPA gene encoding CCAAT/enhancer-binding protein alpha, producing the protein MEQANFYEVDSRPPMSSGQHHQLQTPLSGSAYSYREAPSAAAPAAGGAELGDICENENSIDISAYIDPAAFNDEFLADLFQHSKQQEKAKAILAGDFDFHSMHGAGAAASAPGHQQQHHQQPLFGCVAGYVDGKLDPLYERIAAPGLRPLVIKQEPREEEEVKSAALSALYPHHAPQQHPSHLQYQIAHCAQTTMHLQPGHPTPPPTPVPSPHHPHHPHPPGGLPAAGALKMMPADHRSKSKKTVDKNSNEYRVRRERNNIAVRKSRDKAKQRNVETQQKVLELTTDNERLRKRVEQLTRELETLRGIFRQLPESSLVKAMGSCA; encoded by the coding sequence ATGGAGCAAGCCAACTTCTACGAGGTCGACTCCCGGCCCCCGATGAGCAGCGGCCAGCACCACCAGCTTCAGACTCCCCTGTCTGGCAGCGCCTACAGCTACAGAGAGGCTCCCTCGGCGGCGGCACCTGCTGCGGGCGGCGCGGAGCTCGGCGACATCTGCGAGAACGAGAACTCAATCGACATCAGCGCCTACATCGACCCCGCCGCCTTTAACGACGAGTTCCTAGCCGACCTCTTCCagcacagcaagcagcaggagaaagccAAGGCCATCCTGGCCGGGGATTTCGACTTCCACAGCATGCATGGGGCCGGCGCCGCCGCCTCGGCGCCggggcaccagcagcagcaccaccagcagccgCTCTTCGGCTGCGTGGCCGGCTACGTGGACGGCAAGCTCGACCCCCTCTACGAGCGCATCGCCGCGCCCGGCTTGCGGCCGCTGGTTATTAAGCAGGAGCCCcgcgaggaggaggaggtcaAGTCGGCGGCCCTGTCGGCCCTCTACCCCCACCACGCTCCGCAGCAACACCCGTCCCACCTGCAGTACCAGATCGCCCACTGCGCCCAGACCACCATGCACCTCCAGCCCGGGCACCCGACGCCGCCCCCCACGCCCGTGCCCAGCCCGCACCACCCGCACCACCCGCATCCCCCCGGCGGCCTGCCCGCCGCCGGCGCCCTCAAGATGATGCCCGCGGACCACCGGAGCAAATCGAAAAAGACAGTGGACAAGAACAGCAACGAGTACCGGGTGCGCCGGGAGCGCAACAACATCGCGGTGCGCAAGAGCCGGGACAAGGCCAAGCAGCGCAACGTGGAAACGCAGCAGAAGGTGCTGGAGCTCACCACCGACAACGAGCGGCTGCGCAAGCGGGTGGAGCAGCTCACCCGGGAGCTGGAGACTCTGCGGGGCATCTTCAGGCAGCTTCCCGAGAGCTCCCTGGTGAAGGCCATGGGCAGCTGCGCCTAA